A single genomic interval of Nitrospinota bacterium harbors:
- a CDS encoding amino acid permease, translated as MRIFRTKFTASDDAEDTGLHKCLTAFDLTFLGIGAIIGTGIFVLTGIAAATQAGPAVVLSFVVAGFACAFAALAYAELASAVGGCGSAYGYSYAAFGELIAWIIGWDLILEYAVSVAAVANGWSGYFNNALTAMGFGLPDYLTKAPTLGGVINLPAAGIVLVLMILLCMGVKQSARSNNLMVVVKLVTISVFIGVAVFNVNPANWSPFMPFGWSGESPDGKPTGIFAGAAIVFFAYVGFDAVSTAVEEAKNPQKDVPIGIIASLVICTVIYILVSGLLTGIVPYTQLNVSSPVAHALQLIGFNWASALVATGVIAGLTTVMLVLYYGLTRVVFAMSRDGLLSPLFAEVHPKTKTPVRVIVLCGVIIATIAGLIPLGELAELVNIGTLAAFVLVCFGVIVLRIRKPEMKRPFKNPLSPWSPLLGMLSCGALMTFLPAITWLRFIVWLVIGVIIYFTYSYHHSKLAGE; from the coding sequence ATGCGCATTTTCCGCACCAAATTCACCGCAAGCGACGACGCCGAAGACACCGGGCTTCACAAATGCCTCACCGCTTTCGACCTTACGTTCCTTGGCATCGGGGCGATCATCGGCACCGGCATATTCGTGCTCACCGGCATCGCGGCGGCCACACAGGCGGGGCCTGCGGTGGTGCTGTCTTTTGTGGTCGCGGGATTTGCGTGCGCGTTCGCGGCGCTGGCCTATGCGGAACTGGCGTCGGCGGTGGGAGGGTGCGGGAGCGCCTATGGATATAGTTACGCCGCCTTCGGTGAATTGATCGCATGGATCATCGGGTGGGACCTGATTCTCGAATACGCCGTCTCCGTGGCGGCGGTGGCCAACGGATGGAGCGGCTATTTTAACAACGCGCTCACGGCGATGGGTTTTGGGTTGCCGGACTACCTGACGAAAGCCCCGACACTCGGCGGGGTGATAAACCTTCCGGCGGCGGGGATAGTGCTTGTCCTGATGATCCTGCTTTGCATGGGGGTAAAGCAGAGCGCCCGCTCGAACAACCTTATGGTGGTGGTGAAGCTTGTCACCATATCGGTGTTCATCGGCGTGGCGGTGTTCAACGTCAACCCGGCCAACTGGAGCCCGTTCATGCCCTTTGGCTGGAGCGGCGAATCGCCGGACGGCAAGCCCACCGGAATTTTCGCCGGGGCGGCGATTGTGTTTTTCGCCTATGTGGGGTTCGACGCGGTGTCCACGGCGGTGGAGGAGGCGAAGAATCCGCAAAAGGACGTCCCCATCGGCATCATAGCGTCGCTTGTGATCTGCACGGTCATATATATATTGGTGTCAGGCCTGCTCACGGGTATCGTGCCATACACGCAGCTTAACGTCTCCTCGCCGGTGGCCCACGCGTTGCAGCTTATCGGATTTAACTGGGCCTCCGCGCTGGTTGCCACGGGGGTCATCGCCGGGCTGACCACGGTGATGCTGGTGCTTTATTACGGGCTTACAAGGGTGGTGTTTGCCATGTCGCGCGACGGGCTGTTGTCCCCGCTGTTCGCAGAGGTCCACCCAAAGACCAAGACCCCTGTGCGGGTGATCGTGCTTTGCGGGGTCATAATCGCCACCATCGCCGGGCTGATCCCGCTGGGCGAGCTGGCGGAGCTTGTGAACATCGGCACGCTTGCGGCGTTTGTTCTGGTCTGTTTTGGGGTCATAGTGCTGAGGATAAGAAAGCCGGAGATGAAAAGGCCGTTCAAAAATCCGTTAAGCCCGTGGTCCCCGCTGCTTGGAATGCTCTCCTGCGGCGCCCTGATGACATTCCTGCCCGCGATAACCTGGCTGCGGTTCATCGTGTGGCTTGTGATCGGCGTGATCATCTACTTCACGTATTCATACCACCACAGCAAGCTTGCGGGGGAATAA